One Manihot esculenta cultivar AM560-2 chromosome 18, M.esculenta_v8, whole genome shotgun sequence genomic window carries:
- the LOC110606521 gene encoding serpin-ZX translates to MGSNPIPMEIDTTSMEQSNRMEFGMRMAGHLILKEIKNGCKSNLVLSPLSLHAMLNLVASGSTGRTLQQLLSFLESESIGDLNSQSSQMMALATTGQEFLESENASDLNSQSSQPTREEASSRSSNQLRHDPSVFWFPFHHSPTLSSVEFDNPIKGKSSLFSSTHESTSFPFSSANGNAGSFTGSNQGPIISFVNGIWVDHRYPLKHSFKQVAEDIYKAKAENVDFLTQAEEVRKEVNLWVKKASKGLINDLLPAGFIDTTTILVLANALYFEGKWLHPFDSSNSKIEDFHLLNGRTVNVLFMISYPSKPQFYGSFEGFKLLKLPYNSGQDSKQFSMYIFLPDKKDGLQELIQHFTSDPRLLHQNWELQQVKLSKIYIPKFKFSYEIDAKKIMRELGLTMIFEKNRELTEIVDGSDICVTDAIHKSFIEVNEEGTVATATTVFACAECCFLAPEFPPPSFVADYPFMFMIKEEVSQIVLFTGAVLNPL, encoded by the exons ATGGGAAGCAATCCAATTCCTATGGAGATTGACACAACTTCTATGGAGCAGAGCAATAGGATGGAGTTTGGCATGCGCATGGCTGGGCATTTGATTCTCAAGGAAATCAAGAATGGCTGCAAAAGTAATCTGGTACTGTCTCCACTCTCTTTACATGCTATGTTGAACTTGGTGGCTTCAGGCTCCACTGGACGTACATTGCAGCAGCTGCTTAGCTTTCTTGAATCCGAAAGCATTGGCGATCTCAATTCTCAATCTTCACAAATGATGGCTCTTGCAACAACTGGCCAGGAATTTCTTGAATCTGAAAATGCTAGTGATCTCAATTCTCAGTCTTCTCAACCAACTAGGGAAGAAGCATCTTCCAGGAGCAGCAATCAATTGCGACATGACCCATCTGTATTTTGGTTTCCTTTTCATCACTCTCCAACATTGAGCAGTGTTGAATTTGATAACCCAATCAAAGGAAAATCATCCTTATTTTCAAGCACGCATGAGTCAACCTCGTTTCCATTTTCTTCTGCTAACGGAAATGCAGGATCTTTCACGGGCAGCAATCAAGGGCCGATCATATCTTTTGTAAATGGAATTTGGGTGGATCATCGGTACCCTTTGAAGCATTCTTTCAAACAGGTGGCTGAAGATATTTACAAGGCCAAAGCTGAAAATGTTGACTTTCTGACCCAG GCTGAGGAAGTAAGAAAAGAAGTGAATCTTTGGGTAAAAAAGGCATCAAAAGGTCTCATCAATGATCTTCTCCCGGCTGGTTTCATCGACACAACTACAATACTTGTGCTTGCAAATGCACTCTATTTTGAAGGAAAATGGCTTCACCCATTTGATTCCTCAAACAGTAAGATTGAAGACTTTCACCTCCTTAATGGAAGAACTGTCAATGTTCTCTTCATGATTAGCTACCCTAGTAAGCCACAGTTCTATGGATCATTTGAGGGTTTCAAACTTCTGAAGCTGCCATACAATTCTGGTCAAGACAGCAAACAATTTTCCATGTACATCTTTCTTCCTGATAAGAAAGATGGCCTGCAAGAATTAATACAACACTTCACTTCAGATCCGAGATTGTTACATCAGAATTGGGAGCTTCAACAAGTGAAACTTTCCAAGATTTATATTCCCAAGTTCAAGTTCTCTTATGAGATAGATGCTAAGAAAATAATGAGAGAATTGGGATTGACTATGATTTTTGAGAAGAACAGGGAGCTCACAGAGATTGTTGATGGCTCAGATATTTGTGTCACAGATGCAATTCACAAGTCTTTTATTGAAGTAAATGAAGAAGGTACAGTTGCAACAGCAACGACAGTGTTTGCTTGTGCTGAGTGCTGCTTCCTTgcacctgagtttcctccaccAAGTTTTGTTGCTGATTATCCTTTCATGTTCATGATTAAAGAAGAGGTTTCTCAGATTGTTCTTTTTACTGGAGCTGTATTGAATCCTCTCTGA
- the LOC110606522 gene encoding RNA-binding protein 7 gives MSGNTSSTVYIGNLDEKVSDRVLYDILIQAGRVVDLYIPRDKETDRPKGYAFAEYETEEIAEYAVKLFSGLVILCNRTLKFAISGQDKLSQNPPNGHMSTTNSSNKPRPYPALMNNIDISHQSVRLSATCRTSAYPSNYNQVPVPPGVTHHHNGYGSQFNGINYDSGRRIFGSAIDNISRSRTRRYDLNKYTSYPSF, from the exons ATGTCTGGAAACACTAGTTCAACTGTTTACATAG GTAATCTGGACGAGAAGGTGAGCGATAGGGTTTTGTATGATATTCTAATTCAAGCTGGGCGGGTGGTGGATTTGTACATTCCTCGAGACAAGGAAACTGATAGACCCAAAGGTTACGCTTTTGCTGAATATGAAACTGAGGAGATCGCAGAATATGCCGTCAAGCTTTTCTCTGGCCTTGTGATTCTCTGCAATCGGACTTTAAAATTTGCG ATTTCTGGGCAGGACAAACTCTCGCAAAATCCTCCAAATGGACACATGTCTACCACAAATTCTTCTAACAAGCCACGGCCTTACCCTGCTCTAATGAATAATATAGACATCTCTCATCAATCTGTGAGGTTGTCTGCTACATGCAGGACTTCAGCTTATCCTTCCAATTATAACCAAG TGCCAGTTCCCCCTGGTGTAACACACCATCATAATGGATATGGGTCACAATTCAATGGCATCAATTATGATAGTGGTCGAAGAATTTTTGGGTCCGCTATTGATAACATTAGCCGTTCTAGGACCCGTCGCTATGATTTGAATAAATATACATCATACCCATCTTTCTGA
- the LOC110607000 gene encoding aspartate--tRNA ligase 2, cytoplasmic produces the protein MEQVDEESSKSISKKAAKKEAAKQEKLRRRQEAALASAAASITIEEQEDPLAVNYGNVALNELQSKEETDLTEWTRVGDLNEELKDKEVLIRGRAQTTRAVGKNMAFVVVRQKGFTVQCVVTVQPDFVSRQMVKFVAGLSRESIIDVRGLVSVPSVPIKGTTQQVEVEVRKLHCISKAMPTLPINIEDAARSEKEIEEALQAGEQLVRVNQDTRLNYRVLDMRTPANQGIFHIQHEVGSIFRKFLESEGFDEIHTPKLIAGTSEGGSAVFKLDYKGQPACLAQSPQLHKQIAICGDKERVFEVGPVFRAEDSYTHRHLCEFVGLDVEMEIKKHYSEVMGIVDRLFVTMFDHLNEKCKKELDAVRRQYPFEPLKYLRKTLRLRFEEGVQMLKEAGVEIDPYGDLNTESERKLGQLVLEKYGTEFYILHRYPLAVRPFYTMPCYDDAKYSNSFDVFIRGEEIISGAQRVHVPELLEERAKACGIDVSAITTYIDSFRYGAPPHGGFGVGLERVVMLFCGLNNIRKASLFPRDPLRLAP, from the exons ATGGAGCAAGTAGACGAAGAATCATCCAAATCCATCAGCAAGAAAGCGGCCAAGAAGGAGGCCGCTAAGCAAGAGAAGTTACGCCGCCGCCAGGAAGCTGCATTAGCCTCCGCCGCCGCATCGATCACCATTGAGGAGCAGGAAGATCCATTGGCTGTCAATTATGGTAATGTAGCTCTTAACGAGCTACAGTCGAAGGAGGAGACGGATCTCACCGAGTGGACCAGAGTCGGGGACCTAAACGAGGAGTTGAAGGATAAGGAAGTGTTGATAAGGGGCCGCGCGCAGACGACTCGTGCTGTGGGTAAGAACATGGCCTTTGTGGTGGTTAGACAGAAGGGATTCACCGTGCAGTGTGTTGTTACTGTTCAGCCTGACTTCGTTAGCCGGCAGATGGTGAAGTTTGTTGCCGGGTTGAGCCGTGAGTCCATTATCGATGTTCGAGGCCTGGTTTCTGTCCCTTCTGTACCCATTAAAGGCACTACACAGCAG GTTGAAGTTGAAGTCAGGAAACTGCATTGTATTAGCAAAGCTATGCCAACTTTACCCATTAATATTGAGGATGCAGCTAGAagtgagaaagaaattgaggAAGCTTTGCAG GCTGGAGAACAGCTTGTTCGTGTTAATCAGGATACACGTTTGAATTATAGGGTTCTGGACATGCGAACACCTGCTAACCAAGGAATTTTTCATATTCAGCATGAAGTTGGCAGT ATATTTAGGAAATTTTTGGAATCAGAAGGCTTTGACGAAATTCATACTCCAAAATTGATAGCAGGAACCAGTGAAGGTGGTTCTGCTGTATTTAAACTGGACTACAAAGGACAACCTGCATGCTTGGCACAGTCACCTCAACTTCACAAGCAAATAGCCATTTGTGGTGATAAAGAGCGTGTTTTTGAGGTTGGTCCTGTTTTCAGGGCAGAAGACTCTTACACTCATAGGCATCTATGTGAATTTGTCGGTCTTGATGTTGAAATGGAGATTAAGAAGCACTACTCTGAG GTAATGGGTATTGTTGATCGATTATTTGTCACAATGTTTGATCATTTGAATGAGAAGTGCAAGAAGGAACTTGATGCTGTTCGGAGACAATATCCCTTTGAACCTCTGAAG TACTTGCGAAAGACTCTACGGCTAAGATTTGAAGAAGGGGTTCAAATGCTCAAG GAGGCAGGAGTGGAAATCGATCCTTATGGGGACTTGAACACAGAATCAGAGAGAAAGTTGGGCCAGCTAGTTTTAGAGAA GTACGGGACTGAATTCTACATTCTTCATCGCTATCCTTTGGCTGTTAGACCATTCTACACCATGCCGTGCTATGATGATGCAAAGTACAGTAATTCATTTGATGTCTTTATTCGAG GTGAGGAAATAATTTCCGGAGCTCAACGTGTGCATGTACCAGAGTTGCTGGAAGAACGTGCAAAGGCATGTGGTATTGATGTCAGTGCAATAACAACATACATCGATTCTTTCAG